One region of Termitidicoccus mucosus genomic DNA includes:
- a CDS encoding beta-ketoacyl-[acyl-carrier-protein] synthase family protein, translated as MPASNIAASARRRAVITGLGFITPIGNDRAAVAASLREGRHGFEPVEFLKNPAIPVRLAGTVKDFSVDSMSWRDWRWPAGYDLPRETLRGLAPHGVYAIAAVQQALRDAALAPADIAGDDDTGLFCASAGSAMMLHGNLAQMHAVRGERGNPMGVVSSIAGTLNFNLAAHFHITGAVCGFVSACASGSHALGHAADEIRLGRLRRVIVIAAEEMNAETLLPFSAMRALSPQRDPRLASRPFDAARDGFVGAGGAVAIVIEDAGLAASRGARPQAELAGWGQAADGHSVAMSHPEGRGLALAMRRALADAGAAPADIDYVNAHGTSTPVGDRAEALALRSIFGAENPPARRPVVSSTKALTGHPLSLAGAMEAAFCVLAMNEGFLPGNPHLVNPDPVCEGLDLPVAAVERRASLVLNNSSGFGGSNVCHVLRAV; from the coding sequence ATGCCTGCCAGCAACATAGCCGCGTCCGCCCGCCGCCGCGCCGTCATCACCGGCCTCGGCTTCATCACCCCCATCGGCAATGACCGCGCCGCCGTCGCCGCCAGCCTGCGCGAAGGCCGCCACGGCTTCGAGCCGGTCGAGTTTCTCAAAAACCCGGCCATCCCGGTGCGCCTCGCCGGCACGGTGAAGGACTTTTCCGTGGATTCGATGAGCTGGCGCGACTGGCGCTGGCCCGCCGGCTACGACCTCCCGCGCGAAACCCTGCGCGGTCTCGCGCCCCACGGCGTGTATGCCATCGCCGCCGTGCAGCAGGCCCTGCGCGATGCCGCGCTCGCGCCCGCCGACATCGCCGGCGACGATGACACCGGCCTCTTCTGCGCCTCCGCCGGCTCCGCCATGATGCTGCACGGCAACCTCGCGCAAATGCACGCCGTGCGCGGCGAGCGCGGCAACCCCATGGGCGTCGTCAGCTCCATCGCCGGCACGCTCAACTTCAACCTCGCCGCCCATTTTCACATCACCGGCGCGGTCTGCGGCTTCGTCTCCGCCTGCGCCTCCGGCAGCCACGCGCTCGGCCACGCCGCCGACGAAATCCGGCTCGGACGCCTCCGCCGCGTCATCGTCATCGCCGCCGAGGAAATGAACGCCGAGACGCTCCTCCCGTTCTCCGCCATGCGCGCCCTCTCGCCGCAGCGCGACCCGCGCCTCGCCTCGCGGCCCTTCGACGCCGCGCGCGACGGTTTCGTCGGCGCGGGCGGAGCCGTCGCCATCGTGATCGAGGACGCCGGGCTCGCCGCCTCCCGCGGCGCGCGCCCGCAGGCCGAGCTTGCCGGCTGGGGGCAGGCGGCCGACGGGCACAGCGTCGCCATGTCGCATCCCGAGGGCCGCGGCCTCGCCCTCGCCATGCGCCGCGCGCTCGCCGACGCCGGCGCGGCTCCCGCCGACATCGACTATGTCAACGCCCACGGCACCTCCACGCCGGTCGGCGACCGCGCCGAGGCGCTTGCGCTGCGTTCGATCTTCGGCGCGGAAAATCCGCCCGCCCGCCGCCCCGTCGTCAGCAGCACGAAAGCCCTGACCGGGCATCCGCTCTCGCTCGCCGGCGCGATGGAAGCCGCCTTCTGCGTGCTCGCGATGAACGAAGGTTTCCTTCCCGGCAACCCGCACCTCGTCAACCCCGACCCCGTGTGCGAAGGACTCGACCTTCCCGTCGCCGCCGTGGAACGCCGCGCCAGCCTCGTGCTCAACAACAGCAGCGGTTTTGGCGGCAGCAACGTCTGCCACGTGCTACGCGCCGTGTAA
- a CDS encoding GFA family protein has product MKTKDTTKGSCLCGSVCFEADLPPVRFQYCHCISCRKTTSSAHGAFLFFLPERFRWIAGESMIERFTDQQSNPGYMRWFCRRCGSAVPRLSRNKQYFVIPAGLLDDDPLAKPERNIFWDERAPWLLNIDMIPKFSEGIDSIIRET; this is encoded by the coding sequence ATGAAGACCAAAGATACAACAAAGGGAAGCTGCCTATGCGGGAGCGTATGCTTTGAAGCTGATTTGCCACCCGTTCGGTTTCAGTATTGCCATTGTATCTCGTGCCGGAAGACGACCTCCTCCGCGCATGGAGCATTCTTGTTCTTCCTGCCGGAAAGGTTTCGATGGATCGCAGGCGAATCAATGATAGAACGATTCACCGACCAGCAGTCGAATCCCGGATATATGCGGTGGTTTTGCAGAAGATGCGGCAGCGCCGTGCCCCGCTTGAGCCGAAACAAACAATATTTCGTGATTCCCGCCGGGCTGCTCGATGACGATCCACTCGCCAAACCCGAGAGAAATATCTTCTGGGATGAGCGGGCACCGTGGCTGCTCAATATCGATATGATCCCGAAGTTTTCGGAAGGCATCGATTCCATCATTCGCGAAACCTGA
- a CDS encoding B12-binding domain-containing radical SAM protein: MRVTLVHPAGFNFVPGQPDFTVLANRMAPIGILSLAAWLEKHGHHAAVHDCLGPLAPRGLDANVAAILATRPDLVGFSATTAGFMEAADLAAAIKARRPEIKIVFGNVHGSAIGAPLLRHFPEIDCLCLGEGEGLMLDLVEGRAPAGIPNLAWRDPATGEIKTNPRRARIQDLDSLPFPSYGKLAGFPSGYHLPLFSYVRRWGATMITSRGCPYTCSFCDRTVFERLHRYNSAAYIYEHMRHLRDRFGVRHINIYDDLFTAHKKRVYELCELLIKKPLGVGFNCAIRTGHDDLEMLRLLKRAGALMVSLGVESADPDMMRRHKAGVTLDAVRETVEKIHAAGLRAKGLFIFGLPGETPATVRATSDFILSLDLDEMNMTKFSPLYGAPIWDECAGGREGELHEDWRLMNCLNFIYLPKGFESREEMDALYNWHVRRFYNSKGYRRRFSHRLWQHRWSLWHLLANMPRVFQAARYFNANKTKLEAAKKDFPLHPRQPMNLRATLGAELQADARA; the protein is encoded by the coding sequence ATGCGCGTCACCCTCGTCCATCCCGCCGGGTTCAATTTCGTGCCGGGCCAGCCCGACTTCACCGTGCTGGCCAACCGCATGGCGCCCATCGGCATCCTCTCGCTCGCCGCCTGGCTGGAAAAACACGGGCACCACGCCGCCGTCCACGACTGCCTCGGCCCGCTCGCGCCGCGCGGCCTCGACGCCAACGTCGCCGCCATCCTCGCCACCCGGCCCGACCTCGTCGGCTTCTCCGCCACCACCGCCGGCTTCATGGAGGCCGCCGACCTCGCCGCCGCGATCAAGGCGCGCCGCCCCGAAATCAAGATCGTCTTCGGCAACGTCCACGGCTCCGCCATCGGCGCGCCCCTGCTGCGTCATTTCCCCGAAATCGACTGCCTCTGCCTCGGCGAAGGCGAGGGCCTCATGCTCGACCTCGTCGAAGGCCGCGCGCCCGCCGGCATCCCCAACCTCGCCTGGCGCGATCCCGCCACCGGCGAGATCAAGACCAACCCCCGCCGCGCCCGTATCCAGGATCTGGATTCACTGCCCTTTCCCTCCTACGGGAAACTCGCCGGCTTCCCCTCCGGCTATCATCTCCCGCTCTTTTCCTACGTCAGGCGCTGGGGCGCGACCATGATCACCTCGCGCGGCTGCCCCTACACCTGCTCGTTCTGCGACCGCACCGTCTTCGAGCGCCTGCACCGCTACAACTCCGCCGCCTACATCTACGAACACATGCGGCACCTGCGCGACCGCTTCGGCGTGCGCCACATCAACATCTACGACGACCTCTTCACCGCGCACAAAAAGCGCGTTTACGAACTCTGCGAACTGCTCATCAAAAAGCCGCTCGGCGTCGGCTTCAACTGCGCCATCCGCACCGGCCACGACGACCTCGAAATGCTCCGCCTGCTCAAGCGCGCCGGCGCGCTCATGGTCTCGCTCGGCGTGGAGTCCGCCGACCCCGACATGATGCGCCGCCACAAGGCCGGCGTCACGCTCGACGCCGTGCGCGAGACGGTGGAAAAAATCCACGCCGCCGGCCTGCGCGCCAAAGGGCTGTTCATCTTCGGGCTCCCCGGCGAGACCCCGGCCACGGTGCGCGCCACCAGCGACTTCATCCTCTCGCTCGACCTCGACGAGATGAACATGACCAAGTTCAGCCCGCTCTACGGCGCGCCCATCTGGGACGAATGCGCCGGCGGGCGCGAAGGAGAACTGCACGAGGACTGGCGCCTGATGAACTGCCTGAATTTCATCTATCTGCCGAAAGGCTTCGAAAGCCGCGAGGAAATGGATGCTTTATACAACTGGCACGTGCGCCGTTTTTATAACAGCAAAGGCTACCGCCGCCGTTTTTCGCACCGCCTCTGGCAGCACCGCTGGAGCCTCTGGCACCTGCTGGCCAACATGCCCCGCGTTTTTCAGGCCGCCCGCTACTTCAACGCCAATAAAACCAAACTCGAAGCCGCCAAAAAGGATTTTCCGCTCCACCCCCGCCAGCCCATGAACCTCCGCGCCACCCTGGGCGCCGAACTCCAGGCCGACGCGCGGGCGTAG
- a CDS encoding MFS transporter yields MSDSGRSTYYHDPYAALRVRNYRDFMIGGFLSLFGRQAVSIAIGWQIYEWTNSATALGLMGLINVIPLIALSLPAGLLADRCDRKRIISLGAVGAAVCSLVLGLLALGHDWMPHWAPLDWGNRVLLRIALVFEKQVGSGGLNFTDPELPLIYLVLFIQAVIRMLTWPARASILPLLLPKEKLSNAIMWNSTTFETATVAGPALGGFIVAWFGFASVYFLDAAIGLLFFVLLLRVRYLNKPEPAKEGRSLWTMLAGAQFIWRKKAILGASTLDLFAVLLGAITELLPVFAKEILHVGPIGLGWLRAAPSIGAVSMALWQAHRRPFRRPGAAMLWAVGGFGAAIVTFGLSKNYALSLAALLLTGVCDNVSVVVRQSLIQLLTPDHLRGRVTGVNQVFIGSSNEIGALRGGIMVALLGPVAAVTLGGAGTVVVVLLVAWLVPDLRRLKPLNTLKPEE; encoded by the coding sequence ATGTCAGACTCCGGTCGCTCCACTTATTATCACGACCCTTATGCCGCGCTGCGGGTGCGCAATTACCGGGATTTCATGATCGGCGGCTTCCTGTCGTTGTTCGGACGGCAGGCGGTGAGCATCGCCATCGGCTGGCAGATCTATGAGTGGACGAACTCCGCCACCGCGCTCGGGTTGATGGGGCTCATCAATGTCATTCCGCTCATCGCGCTGTCGTTGCCGGCGGGATTGCTGGCCGACCGTTGCGACCGCAAGCGCATCATCTCGCTCGGCGCGGTTGGCGCGGCGGTGTGCTCGCTGGTGCTGGGCTTGCTCGCGCTCGGGCACGACTGGATGCCGCACTGGGCTCCGCTCGACTGGGGCAACCGCGTGCTGCTGCGCATCGCGCTGGTGTTTGAAAAACAGGTGGGGAGCGGCGGGCTGAATTTCACCGACCCGGAACTGCCGCTCATTTACCTGGTGCTGTTCATCCAGGCGGTCATCCGCATGCTCACGTGGCCGGCGCGCGCGAGCATCCTGCCGCTGCTGCTGCCGAAGGAGAAGCTCAGCAACGCCATCATGTGGAATTCGACCACGTTCGAGACGGCCACGGTGGCCGGGCCGGCGCTGGGCGGGTTCATCGTGGCGTGGTTCGGGTTTGCATCGGTTTATTTTTTGGACGCGGCCATCGGGCTGCTGTTCTTCGTGCTGCTGCTGCGGGTGCGTTATTTGAACAAACCCGAGCCCGCGAAGGAGGGCCGTTCCCTCTGGACAATGCTGGCCGGGGCGCAATTCATCTGGCGCAAGAAGGCCATCCTCGGGGCGAGCACGCTGGATTTGTTCGCGGTGCTGCTCGGCGCGATCACGGAACTGCTGCCGGTGTTCGCCAAGGAGATCCTGCACGTGGGGCCGATCGGGCTCGGGTGGCTGCGCGCGGCGCCGTCCATCGGCGCGGTGAGCATGGCGTTGTGGCAGGCGCACCGGAGGCCGTTCCGGCGTCCGGGCGCGGCGATGTTGTGGGCCGTGGGGGGCTTCGGCGCGGCGATCGTGACCTTCGGGCTTTCGAAAAACTACGCGCTTTCGCTCGCGGCGCTGCTGCTCACGGGGGTGTGCGACAACGTCAGCGTGGTCGTGCGCCAGTCGCTCATCCAGTTGCTCACGCCCGACCATCTGCGCGGGCGCGTGACGGGGGTGAACCAGGTGTTCATCGGCTCGTCCAACGAGATCGGCGCGCTTCGCGGCGGCATCATGGTGGCGCTGCTCGGCCCGGTGGCGGCGGTCACGCTCGGCGGCGCGGGCACGGTGGTCGTGGTGCTGCTGGTGGCGTGGCTCGTGCCCGATCTGCGGCGGCTCAAACCGCTCAACACGCTCAAGCCGGAGGAGTGA
- a CDS encoding nuclear transport factor 2 family protein, giving the protein MTKSDIEKLEERLRRAMMASDVAELDALISERLVFVLYDGTLLTKRDDLDTHRSGKIRIDTLTPSERQIQLHGSVAVVVVRMAVAGSHQGTPFSGDFRYMRVWHLEGEQAQVVAGHVSAIK; this is encoded by the coding sequence ATGACGAAATCCGATATTGAAAAACTGGAAGAGCGGTTGCGGCGGGCGATGATGGCCAGCGATGTCGCAGAGTTGGATGCGCTCATTTCCGAGCGGCTCGTATTTGTTCTATACGACGGCACTTTGCTTACGAAGAGAGATGATCTTGATACGCATCGGTCGGGCAAGATTCGGATTGACACATTGACGCCTTCCGAAAGACAGATTCAGCTCCATGGGAGCGTCGCCGTCGTGGTCGTTCGCATGGCGGTTGCCGGCAGCCATCAGGGCACGCCATTTTCCGGCGATTTCCGATACATGCGAGTCTGGCATCTTGAAGGAGAGCAAGCGCAAGTCGTCGCCGGCCACGTGAGCGCAATAAAATGA
- a CDS encoding AraC family transcriptional regulator: MKKTGMRGRKVIPAGGAGKSSAGAGDGEGAGAGGVGRARMADGFPGERLVILPEAIVRRAGKLPVCRDIRVTHIGRFDRVLGHYVDRPAGCAGYVLIFVLDGRGSVRVGGSRLRLRRGHGIILPPGRAHQYEADAREPWSVFWVHFTGERAADYARAMAGVRDHGRFWVADTAPVAEAFEECYGHTQGACADADMTGLATAFMRLAGLCLTLRRPTSARRRRAEERVARGVRFLRANIGRRVSLGEVARAAGACVSHFCALFRRQVNCAPLEFFARLKMQRAADLLAGTGARVAEVADALGFDDPLYFSRCFRRQMGASPAEWRRNTLRPHAGARRRG, encoded by the coding sequence ATGAAAAAAACAGGCATGCGTGGGCGGAAAGTGATTCCCGCCGGCGGCGCCGGGAAGTCATCCGCCGGGGCCGGTGACGGCGAGGGTGCCGGCGCGGGAGGCGTCGGGCGGGCGCGGATGGCGGACGGTTTTCCGGGCGAGCGGCTTGTGATTTTGCCGGAGGCCATCGTGCGGCGCGCGGGAAAACTGCCGGTTTGCCGCGACATTCGCGTGACGCACATCGGGCGTTTCGACCGCGTGCTCGGTCACTACGTGGACAGGCCGGCGGGTTGCGCGGGGTATGTGCTGATTTTCGTGCTGGACGGGCGCGGGAGCGTGCGGGTCGGCGGGAGCCGGCTGCGGTTGCGGCGCGGGCACGGCATCATTTTGCCGCCGGGGCGCGCGCACCAATACGAGGCCGACGCGCGCGAACCGTGGTCGGTTTTCTGGGTGCATTTCACGGGGGAACGCGCGGCGGATTACGCGCGGGCGATGGCGGGGGTGCGCGACCACGGGCGGTTCTGGGTGGCGGACACGGCGCCGGTGGCGGAGGCGTTCGAGGAGTGTTACGGGCACACGCAGGGCGCGTGCGCGGACGCGGACATGACGGGGCTGGCGACGGCGTTCATGCGGCTGGCGGGGCTGTGCCTGACGTTGCGGAGGCCGACGAGCGCGCGACGGCGCCGGGCGGAGGAGCGGGTGGCGCGGGGCGTGCGTTTTTTGCGCGCGAACATCGGGCGGCGCGTGTCGCTCGGCGAGGTGGCGCGGGCGGCGGGGGCGTGCGTGTCGCATTTTTGCGCGTTGTTCCGGCGGCAGGTGAATTGCGCACCGCTGGAGTTTTTCGCGCGGCTGAAGATGCAGCGGGCGGCGGACTTGCTCGCCGGCACCGGCGCGCGGGTGGCGGAGGTGGCGGACGCGCTGGGTTTTGATGATCCACTGTATTTTTCGCGTTGTTTTCGGCGGCAGATGGGCGCCAGCCCGGCGGAGTGGCGGCGCAACACGCTCCGCCCGCACGCGGGTGCGCGGCGGCGGGGGTAA
- a CDS encoding TonB-dependent receptor, with product MINNRSHCKIILACLGLLPGLAAFAGPGADKAVPNEPDADVVKMERFQVWSDSKLFGDGLVAPEEQFGFLGDLNVMDAPFSASRYTSDLIENQHARTLRDVLINDPSSRPAYGYGNFEELFSIRGFVLYNSDISYAGLYGALPRQVTATEMIDSVEIFKGPTALVNGVPIGGSGIGGTVNIRPKRAAAQPLTRLTLDYSNDGFAGGHIDLGRRFGAKQQFGARLNGVYRDGETAIEDEHREQGLFSLALDYTTDRVRLALDLAYQNHRIDQGRNMVLIAMPAGRILEAPDGSENYAQDWNYSYLESYFGMMSAEVILTDWLTAYAGAGGSTNDEHGIYSSPTVTNEAGDATFGAMEVPYKDNNLGYQFGLRGAFETGAVKHKLTLGYSAAHMKKRAAYAMGGFGAVTNIYRPERLAKPALTLVGGNMDHPSVTGETTSGGISLGDVMTFLDERVAVVGGVRYQKIRVSGFDYNDGSLTSYYNKDAFTPGGGIVVKPWKNISLYGNYMQALHQAPTPPATAANRDQVFAPSRAEQYEFGAKADFGTFLATLAFFQITQPSGTTDPVTTIFSLDGEQRNRGIELTAIGEVLAGVRVLGGAMLMDATLRKTDGGANDGNDAPGAPGFSLNLGAEWDAAFAKGLTFALRGIYTSKQYVDAAGAYEVPDWIRWDISARYKTALAGVPVTFRVNVDNVFDERYWSSAAAGYASIGNPRTFLVSMTLDF from the coding sequence ATGATAAACAATAGATCGCACTGTAAAATCATACTTGCCTGTCTTGGTCTGCTGCCGGGGCTGGCTGCGTTTGCCGGACCGGGCGCCGATAAAGCCGTCCCCAATGAACCGGACGCCGACGTGGTCAAAATGGAGCGATTTCAGGTCTGGAGCGATTCCAAGCTCTTCGGCGACGGCTTGGTGGCGCCCGAGGAGCAGTTTGGTTTTTTGGGCGACCTCAACGTGATGGACGCGCCGTTCAGCGCGAGCCGCTACACGTCCGACCTGATCGAGAACCAGCATGCGCGGACCTTGCGCGATGTGTTGATCAACGATCCGTCCTCGCGCCCGGCCTACGGATACGGCAATTTCGAGGAGCTTTTTTCGATTCGCGGGTTCGTGCTCTACAACTCCGACATTTCCTATGCCGGCTTGTATGGCGCTCTGCCCCGTCAGGTGACGGCGACGGAGATGATCGATTCGGTGGAGATTTTCAAAGGGCCGACCGCGTTGGTGAACGGAGTGCCGATCGGGGGCTCGGGCATCGGCGGGACAGTGAACATCCGCCCGAAGCGCGCCGCGGCCCAGCCGCTCACGCGCCTCACGCTGGACTACTCGAATGACGGCTTCGCCGGCGGGCACATCGACCTCGGGCGGCGCTTCGGCGCGAAGCAGCAATTCGGCGCGCGGCTGAACGGGGTTTATCGCGACGGCGAGACCGCCATCGAGGACGAGCATCGCGAGCAGGGGTTGTTTTCCCTGGCGCTCGATTACACGACCGACCGCGTGCGCCTGGCCCTCGACCTCGCGTATCAAAACCACCGCATCGACCAAGGGCGCAACATGGTGCTGATCGCGATGCCCGCCGGGCGCATCCTCGAGGCGCCGGACGGGAGCGAAAACTACGCGCAGGACTGGAACTACTCCTATCTGGAAAGCTATTTCGGCATGATGAGCGCCGAGGTCATCCTCACGGACTGGCTGACCGCGTATGCCGGCGCGGGCGGCTCGACCAACGACGAGCACGGCATCTATTCGAGCCCCACCGTGACCAACGAGGCCGGTGACGCGACCTTCGGCGCGATGGAGGTTCCCTACAAGGACAACAACCTCGGCTACCAATTCGGCCTGCGCGGGGCGTTCGAGACCGGCGCGGTAAAACACAAGCTCACGCTCGGCTACTCGGCCGCGCATATGAAGAAACGCGCGGCCTATGCGATGGGCGGTTTTGGAGCCGTCACCAACATCTATCGTCCCGAGCGGCTCGCCAAACCGGCCCTCACCCTCGTCGGCGGCAACATGGACCATCCCTCCGTCACGGGCGAGACCACCTCCGGCGGGATCTCCCTCGGCGACGTGATGACGTTTCTCGACGAGCGCGTGGCCGTAGTCGGCGGCGTGCGTTACCAGAAAATCCGGGTCTCCGGTTTCGACTACAACGACGGCTCGCTGACTTCCTACTACAACAAAGACGCCTTCACGCCCGGCGGCGGCATCGTGGTGAAGCCGTGGAAAAACATTTCCCTTTACGGAAACTACATGCAGGCCCTGCACCAGGCGCCCACGCCGCCCGCCACCGCCGCCAATCGCGACCAAGTGTTCGCGCCCTCCCGCGCGGAGCAATACGAGTTTGGCGCGAAGGCCGATTTCGGCACGTTTCTGGCGACGCTCGCCTTTTTCCAGATCACCCAGCCCTCGGGGACCACCGACCCGGTCACCACGATATTCTCGCTGGACGGCGAGCAGCGCAATCGCGGCATCGAGCTCACCGCCATCGGCGAGGTCCTCGCGGGCGTGCGCGTGCTCGGCGGTGCGATGCTCATGGATGCCACGCTGCGCAAAACCGACGGCGGCGCGAACGACGGCAACGACGCGCCCGGCGCCCCCGGTTTCTCGCTCAACCTCGGCGCGGAATGGGACGCGGCCTTTGCCAAGGGGCTCACCTTCGCCCTGCGCGGCATCTACACTTCGAAACAATACGTCGATGCCGCCGGCGCCTACGAGGTGCCGGACTGGATTCGCTGGGATATCAGCGCCCGCTACAAAACCGCCCTCGCCGGAGTGCCCGTGACCTTCCGCGTCAACGTGGACAATGTCTTCGACGAGCGTTACTGGTCGTCGGCCGCCGCCGGCTACGCGAGCATCGGCAATCCCCGCACCTTTCTCGTTTCGATGACACTCGATTTCTGA
- a CDS encoding sugar porter family MFS transporter, which yields MHPPTAPSANQSAPVFHLAYVTAISAIAALGGLLFGYDWVVIGGAKPFFERYFSITSPALSGWANSCALVGCLAGVLTAGALGARLGRKRLLAAAALLFAATSIGNALAPTFALFIAWRILGGVAIGMASNLSPLYIAEIAPARWRGRLVAVNQLTIVSGILLAQFVNWRLARDLPAGADGAWIAASWFGQNGWRWMLGLTAIPATLFALGMLFVPESPRWLVAAGRPAAAGHVFQKIGGPAYARAAVADTTASLASSRANDKSAWRDLFDPKLRRVLLLGIGLAVFQQWCGINVIFNYAEDIFRAAGYDISSVLKNMAWTGSVNLIFTLAALGSVDRLGRRPLMLAGAGGLAIIYAALGAGYLAGMQGWPMLLLVLAAIACYAMSLAPVTWVVISEIFPNRVRGAATAVAVAALWSACFVLTYTFPILNRLLGAHGTFWLYSAICLAGFFLVKRHLPETKNRTLEQLEKELQNNTIQ from the coding sequence ATGCACCCGCCAACCGCCCCCTCCGCCAACCAGTCCGCCCCCGTATTCCACCTCGCCTACGTCACCGCCATCTCCGCCATCGCCGCGCTCGGCGGCCTGCTCTTCGGCTACGACTGGGTTGTCATCGGCGGCGCGAAGCCCTTTTTCGAGCGCTACTTCTCCATCACCTCGCCCGCGCTCTCCGGCTGGGCCAACAGCTGCGCCCTCGTCGGCTGCCTCGCGGGCGTCCTCACCGCCGGCGCCCTCGGCGCGCGTCTCGGACGCAAACGCCTCCTCGCCGCCGCCGCCCTCCTCTTCGCCGCGACCTCCATCGGCAACGCCCTCGCGCCCACCTTTGCCCTCTTCATCGCGTGGCGCATCCTCGGTGGCGTCGCCATCGGCATGGCCTCCAACCTTTCCCCGCTCTACATCGCCGAAATCGCCCCCGCGCGCTGGCGAGGCCGCCTTGTCGCCGTCAACCAGCTCACCATCGTCTCCGGCATCCTCCTCGCGCAATTCGTCAACTGGCGGCTCGCCCGCGACCTGCCCGCCGGCGCCGATGGCGCGTGGATCGCCGCTTCCTGGTTCGGGCAAAACGGCTGGCGCTGGATGCTCGGCCTCACCGCCATCCCGGCGACCCTCTTCGCCCTCGGCATGTTGTTCGTCCCCGAAAGCCCGCGCTGGCTCGTCGCCGCCGGGCGGCCTGCCGCCGCCGGGCATGTTTTCCAAAAAATCGGCGGCCCCGCCTACGCCCGCGCCGCCGTCGCCGACACGACCGCCTCGCTCGCCTCCTCCCGCGCGAATGACAAATCCGCCTGGCGCGACCTGTTCGACCCGAAACTCCGCCGCGTCCTCCTTCTCGGCATCGGCCTCGCCGTCTTCCAGCAATGGTGCGGAATAAATGTCATATTTAATTACGCCGAGGACATCTTCCGTGCCGCCGGCTATGACATTTCCTCCGTGCTGAAAAACATGGCCTGGACCGGCTCCGTCAATTTGATATTCACACTCGCCGCGCTCGGCTCGGTTGACCGCCTCGGACGCCGCCCGCTCATGCTCGCCGGCGCCGGCGGCCTCGCGATCATATATGCCGCGCTCGGCGCCGGCTACCTTGCCGGCATGCAAGGCTGGCCGATGCTCCTCCTCGTGCTCGCCGCCATCGCCTGCTACGCCATGTCGCTTGCGCCCGTCACCTGGGTTGTCATATCGGAAATCTTCCCCAACCGCGTCCGCGGCGCCGCCACCGCCGTCGCCGTCGCCGCGCTCTGGAGCGCGTGCTTCGTTCTCACTTATACATTTCCAATATTAAACCGGCTCCTCGGCGCGCACGGCACCTTCTGGCTCTATTCCGCCATCTGCCTCGCCGGCTTTTTCCTCGTCAAGCGCCACCTCCCCGAAACCAAAAACCGCACCCTCGAACAGCTCGAAAAAGAACTGCAAAATAATACAATCCAATGA
- a CDS encoding DUF6314 family protein produces MTSIAEVLSFFRRVTSLRFDARSEAATGWDGVGSGTVAVSEPMDGVIIFKESGTWHPNDMSRVGVSFKNAFRWTAVGDMLRLEHLRFGSEHPVLLFDMAHQGDGRWREVSPHQCRDDCYTASLILDGGRLLLEWSIIGPRKREYIRYTYW; encoded by the coding sequence ATGACATCGATTGCAGAAGTATTGTCGTTTTTCCGGCGGGTTACATCGCTTCGTTTTGATGCCCGCAGTGAAGCGGCGACTGGTTGGGATGGCGTTGGCAGTGGCACGGTTGCCGTGTCCGAGCCGATGGATGGCGTTATTATATTCAAAGAATCCGGCACCTGGCATCCGAATGATATGAGCCGAGTTGGCGTTAGTTTTAAGAACGCGTTTCGCTGGACAGCAGTTGGCGATATGTTGCGATTGGAGCATTTGCGCTTTGGTTCTGAGCATCCGGTGTTGTTATTCGACATGGCTCACCAGGGGGATGGACGTTGGAGAGAAGTTAGTCCGCACCAGTGTCGGGACGATTGTTATACGGCATCGCTGATACTCGACGGAGGGCGGCTTTTATTGGAATGGTCCATTATTGGGCCGCGCAAGCGGGAATACATTCGTTATACTTATTGGTAG
- a CDS encoding acyl carrier protein — protein MQSPPSTPDPSDKLEHFPPEIRDAYARFRATGDLAALQIVILAAVRDHMPKPTDQPMTDDLRLMEDLGYDSLAVAETVFFIEDLFQVRVETAEIMEIKTVGALKEFVAKKIGGGTANANPAA, from the coding sequence ATGCAGTCACCTCCGTCAACCCCGGACCCGTCCGACAAGCTTGAACATTTTCCACCCGAAATCCGCGATGCCTACGCGCGCTTTCGCGCCACCGGTGACCTCGCCGCGCTCCAGATCGTGATCCTCGCCGCCGTGCGCGACCACATGCCGAAACCCACCGACCAGCCCATGACCGACGACCTGCGTCTCATGGAGGACCTCGGCTACGATTCGCTCGCCGTCGCGGAGACCGTGTTTTTTATCGAGGATCTCTTCCAGGTGCGGGTCGAAACCGCCGAGATCATGGAGATCAAGACCGTCGGGGCGCTGAAGGAATTTGTCGCGAAAAAAATCGGCGGCGGCACCGCCAATGCCAACCCCGCCGCGTAG